Part of the Bacillus sp. THAF10 genome is shown below.
TAATGCCATTGATTCCAAATAGTTGTCCTTGATGGTCTCTCCAATATTTTTTGCGGACAGGAAATGTTTTTCTGCCATTTTATAGCGCTTGCAAAAATTGTTGTTAATTCCTAAAATGATGTGACATTCAGCGGAGCGGGTTTGATTGTAATTACTTTGATAGATGGTCAAGGCTTTCTCAGCGTAATAAATGGATTCAAATACTTCATTTGTTTTAATCTTTGTTAATGCAACTTGATAAAACAACTCCGCTCGATCATCATCTGCAAGCATTGGAAGAGCATCAGACAATGTCATTGCATTACTAAGAGCGAGCGTTGATTGAAGAAAATTGTCTGTACGATAATAATAAATACCTAAAGTTTTGTAATGAATATATTCTAAGGTGGGGTTTAAGCTCGTGGGTAACATATTAATTTGATTAAAAATAGGCTTATAAAGCTTCTTATCTTGAATCATTAAATAATATTTTAGTTTTACAATCAGATAAAGAAGTAGCTCTTCGTGTGTTATTTTATCTTCGCTTAATTCAAACTCATCATGAAGGTAATTAAATTTGTCTCTTGCCTGAATTTTATTCTGAGCAACAGTTAAGTCATATAAATTATATAGTAGTTCTTCTAGAGGAGATTTTATATTTCTGGCAGTTCGAATTTTTTGATTTTCATCCTTGTGTGCAGTGAGTTCGTCGGTGCAAAGAATTCCGTAATCGAGGCTGTAATGGAGAGGTGTTTTTTTTCTTGCAAGGCTATGAAAATGGTTATTTACAATACGCATCGATAAACCCCCTTTTGTGTGAATTATAAGAATATTTTACCACCTTATTCCACATTTTTGTACATTTTTCTAGTAAAATAGCTAAT
Proteins encoded:
- a CDS encoding tetratricopeptide repeat protein gives rise to the protein MRIVNNHFHSLARKKTPLHYSLDYGILCTDELTAHKDENQKIRTARNIKSPLEELLYNLYDLTVAQNKIQARDKFNYLHDEFELSEDKITHEELLLYLIVKLKYYLMIQDKKLYKPIFNQINMLPTSLNPTLEYIHYKTLGIYYYRTDNFLQSTLALSNAMTLSDALPMLADDDRAELFYQVALTKIKTNEVFESIYYAEKALTIYQSNYNQTRSAECHIILGINNNFCKRYKMAEKHFLSAKNIGETIKDNYLESMALNNLGSIKSRLQQSEEAIHYYLESLKLKNQDSRSVYSILGLVFEYINLNQFEFSREWAEQGLLLAKRDNNQEHIIHFTTHIYKIDKNPEIESYIKDQVLPYFEKAGNKRFNVKYTEMLAKYYYDNCQYKLASEYYQESLESLKEKLS